The Candidatus Binataceae bacterium genome has a window encoding:
- a CDS encoding YggS family pyridoxal phosphate-dependent enzyme: MLSEHEIGRRLAEVNDRISAAARRSPRDPGAICLVLASKTQHPEAIVAAYRAGARHFGENYVQEAMAKRTRLQDLADLRWHLIGHLQSNKARPAASMFELIHSLDSKRLAQALHKVHPIPPIRVLLEINLGGETSKRGIPPGDAERLVAEIRDQVQVAGLMAIPPPAPRAEHSRRYFSRLREMRDTLAARSGLRLAELSMGMTDDFEVAIEEGATIVRVGRAVFGERPR, translated from the coding sequence ATGTTGTCAGAGCATGAAATCGGGCGCCGACTTGCCGAAGTGAACGATCGCATCTCCGCAGCAGCTCGACGATCGCCGCGGGATCCGGGCGCTATCTGTCTGGTCCTTGCCAGCAAAACCCAGCATCCGGAAGCGATTGTCGCCGCCTATCGCGCTGGGGCGCGACACTTCGGTGAAAACTACGTGCAGGAAGCCATGGCCAAGCGGACCAGGCTTCAGGACTTAGCCGACCTTCGATGGCACCTGATTGGCCACCTGCAAAGCAACAAGGCGCGACCCGCCGCCTCGATGTTCGAACTGATTCACAGCCTTGATAGCAAGCGGCTCGCGCAGGCATTGCACAAAGTGCACCCCATACCCCCAATCCGCGTACTGCTCGAAATCAATCTCGGCGGTGAGACGAGCAAGCGCGGAATCCCGCCGGGCGATGCCGAGCGGCTGGTCGCGGAAATCCGCGACCAGGTTCAGGTCGCTGGGCTGATGGCGATACCGCCGCCGGCGCCACGCGCCGAGCACTCCCGGCGGTACTTCTCGCGCCTGCGCGAAATGCGCGATACTCTCGCCGCGCGCAGCGGATTGCGCCTCGCCGAGCTTTCGATGGGTATGACGGATGATTTCGAAGTCGCGATCGAAGAAGGCGCCACCATCGTGC
- a CDS encoding Maf family protein yields the protein MSRKLILASASPRRRQLLSAAGLSFELAESGVEERRQPQEHAREYALRMAQTKALAVARRHPDFIVLGADTVVECEAEILEKPVDAADAQRMLTLLAGRRHVVITAFAVAHDRRLVESEAVESEVFFRPLSETEIRDYIASGEPFDKAGAYGIQGIGGSFISRVNGSRDNVMGLPVEKVLAALQRCGVASPT from the coding sequence ATTCTCGCATCAGCATCGCCGCGTCGGCGGCAATTGCTCAGCGCAGCAGGCCTGAGCTTCGAGCTCGCTGAGAGCGGGGTCGAAGAACGTCGTCAGCCCCAGGAACACGCCCGCGAATACGCGCTACGGATGGCACAAACTAAAGCCCTGGCAGTTGCGCGCCGTCATCCCGATTTTATCGTCCTGGGCGCGGACACCGTGGTGGAATGCGAGGCCGAAATCCTCGAGAAACCCGTCGACGCCGCTGACGCGCAGCGCATGTTGACTCTTCTCGCCGGCCGCCGGCACGTGGTCATAACCGCTTTCGCGGTTGCCCACGACAGGCGCCTCGTCGAAAGCGAAGCAGTGGAGAGCGAGGTTTTTTTTCGTCCCTTGTCCGAGACGGAAATCCGCGACTATATCGCCAGTGGCGAGCCATTCGACAAGGCCGGCGCATATGGAATTCAGGGCATCGGGGGAAGCTTCATATCTAGAGTCAACGGATCCCGCGACAACGTGATGGGGCTTCCTGTGGAGAAGGTTCTGGCCGCGCTGCAGCGATGTGGAGTCGCCAGTCCCACCTGA